Proteins from a single region of Colias croceus chromosome Z, ilColCroc2.1:
- the LOC123705413 gene encoding proline-rich receptor-like protein kinase PERK10, whose amino-acid sequence MVDVVPSPSPSDESGSGASGASSSGGEQSGEQSGEQSGEQSGEQSGEQSEEHTPEPPHDSSPELSPHPSLSDSDPPYDPLYRDESPPAAMLVAFARGPTPPSSDEHAYANSRARHSDSSSPSNPPSPFPLPTRYALRRPLPLIRSALAMALPSCSLPAPWPRAPPPQEHTPTSTLSSLSPMSLTPPQSKSPSPARARRALSHSLRARAPAGLAPAGAGPAGRSGPTGLARSRSLPQLPEPPSRVRYVCPFPLLSYPFRPIIPLYRQDSLKKSVSEQQLVDLFFNMKI is encoded by the coding sequence ATGGTGGACGTGGTCCCGTCCCCGTCGCCGTCCGACGAGTCCGGCTCCGGCGCGTCCGGCGCGTCCAGCTCGGGCGGCGAGCAGTCCGGCGAGCAGTCCGGCGAGCAGTCCGGCGAGCAGTCCGGCGAGCAGTCTGGCGAGCAGTCCGAAGAGCACACGCCCGAACCGCCCCACGACAGCTCGCCAGAGCTGTCGCCGCACCCCAGCCTGTCGGACTCGGACCCGCCCTACGACCCCCTGTACCGCGACGAGTCGCCGCCGGCCGCCATGCTGGTCGCGTTCGCTCGCGGCCCCACGCCGCCCTCCTCCGACGAGCACGCGTACGCCAACAGCCGCGCGCGCCACTCGGACAGCTCGTCGCCGTCCAACCCGCCGTCGCCGTTCCCGCTGCCCACGCGCTACGCGCTCCGGCGCCCGCTGCCGCTGATCCGCTCGGCGCTGGCCATGGCGCTGCCGTCGTGCTCGCTGCCCGCGCCGTGGCCCCGCGCGCCGCCGCCGCAGGAGCACACGCCCACGTCGACGCTGTCGTCGCTGTCGCCCATGTCGCTGACGCCGCCGCAGTCGAAGAGCCCGTCGCcggcgcgggcgcggcgcGCGCTGTCGCACAGCCTGCGGGCCCGCGCGCCGGCGGGCCTGGCGCCGGCGGGCGCAGGGCCGGCGGGCCGCAGTGGGCCGACGGGCCTCGCGCGCTCGCGCTCGCTGCCGCAGCTGCCGGAGCCGCCGTCTCGCGTGCGCTACGTGTGCCCCTTCCCCCTGCTGTCCTACCCGTTCCGGCCGATAATACCGCTATATCGTCAGGACTCGTTGAAGAAATCCGTATCTGAGCAACAGTTGGTCGacctatttttcaatatgaaaatataa